A window from Pseudomonas frederiksbergensis encodes these proteins:
- a CDS encoding M48 family metallopeptidase, which yields MTALKYLQAYPAALQDQVRQLIADGRLGDYLSQRYPEKHRIQSDKALYTYTLDLKQEYLRNAPAIDKVLFDNRLDLTHRALGLHTAISRVQGGKLKAKKEIRVASLFKEAPAEFLKMIVVHELAHFKESDHNKAFYKLCDHMLPGYHQVEFDVRVYLTWRDMQ from the coding sequence ATGACCGCGTTGAAATACCTCCAGGCCTATCCTGCTGCTCTGCAGGACCAAGTGCGCCAGCTGATCGCCGACGGTCGGCTGGGCGATTACCTGAGCCAGCGTTACCCGGAAAAACACCGGATCCAGAGCGACAAGGCGTTGTACACCTATACGCTGGACCTTAAGCAGGAATACCTGCGTAACGCCCCGGCCATCGATAAGGTGTTGTTCGACAACCGCCTGGACCTGACCCACCGCGCCCTCGGATTGCACACAGCGATCTCCCGGGTACAGGGCGGCAAGCTCAAGGCCAAGAAAGAAATTCGTGTGGCTTCATTGTTCAAGGAAGCACCGGCCGAGTTTTTGAAGATGATCGTGGTGCATGAACTGGCGCACTTCAAAGAGTCGGATCACAACAAGGCGTTCTACAAGCTTTGCGATCACATGTTGCCGGGGTATCACCAGGTTGAGTTCGATGTGCGGGTGTACCTGACGTGGCGGGACATGCAATAA
- a CDS encoding phosphoglycerate kinase — protein sequence MTVLKMTDLDLQGKRVLIREDLNVPVKDGVVTSDARILASLPTIKLALEKGAAVMVCSHLGRPTEGEFSAENSLKPVADYLSKALGREVPLVADYLNGVDVKAGDIVLFENVRFNKGEKKNADELAQQYAALCDVFVMDAFGTAHRAEGSTHGVAKFAKVAAAGPLLAAELDALGKALGAPAQPMAAIVAGSKVSTKLDVLNSLSQICNQLIVGGGIANTFLAAAGHPVGKSLYEPDLLDTARAIAAKVSVPLPVDVVVAKEFAETATATVKLIADVAADDMILDIGPQTAANFAELLKSSKTILWNGPVGVFEFDQFGNGTKVLAQAIAESSAFSIAGGGDTLAAIDKYGVADQISYISTGGGAFLEFVEGKVLPAVEVLESRAKA from the coding sequence ATGACCGTGTTGAAGATGACCGACCTCGATCTGCAAGGTAAGCGCGTACTGATCCGCGAAGACCTCAACGTCCCAGTCAAGGACGGTGTAGTCACCAGCGATGCGCGAATCCTGGCTTCGCTGCCGACCATCAAGCTGGCCCTGGAAAAAGGCGCGGCCGTGATGGTCTGCTCGCACCTTGGCCGTCCGACCGAAGGCGAGTTCTCGGCCGAGAACAGCCTCAAGCCAGTCGCTGACTACCTGAGCAAGGCTCTGGGGCGTGAAGTGCCACTGGTGGCCGATTACCTGAACGGCGTTGACGTGAAGGCCGGCGACATCGTGCTGTTCGAAAACGTGCGCTTCAACAAGGGCGAGAAAAAAAACGCTGACGAACTGGCCCAGCAATACGCCGCCCTGTGCGACGTGTTCGTGATGGATGCCTTCGGCACCGCTCACCGCGCCGAGGGTTCGACCCATGGCGTGGCCAAGTTCGCCAAAGTCGCCGCTGCTGGCCCATTGCTGGCTGCCGAACTGGACGCACTGGGCAAAGCCCTCGGCGCTCCGGCCCAACCAATGGCGGCGATTGTTGCCGGCTCCAAGGTCTCGACCAAACTCGACGTGCTGAACAGCCTGAGCCAGATCTGCAACCAGCTGATCGTCGGCGGCGGCATTGCCAACACCTTCCTGGCCGCTGCCGGTCACCCGGTCGGCAAATCCCTGTACGAGCCGGACCTGCTGGACACCGCTCGCGCCATCGCCGCCAAGGTCAGCGTGCCGCTGCCGGTCGATGTCGTGGTTGCCAAGGAATTCGCTGAAACCGCCACCGCGACCGTCAAGCTGATTGCCGACGTGGCCGCAGACGACATGATCCTGGACATCGGCCCGCAGACCGCGGCGAATTTCGCCGAGTTGCTGAAGTCGTCCAAGACCATCCTGTGGAACGGCCCGGTGGGCGTGTTCGAATTCGACCAGTTCGGTAACGGCACCAAAGTCCTGGCCCAGGCCATCGCAGAAAGCTCGGCGTTCTCCATCGCTGGCGGCGGCGACACCCTGGCCGCCATCGATAAATATGGCGTTGCCGATCAGATCTCCTACATTTCTACCGGTGGCGGCGCGTTCCTCGAGTTCGTCGAAGGCAAGGTGCTGCCGGCCGTTGAAGTCCTGGAAAGCCGGGCCAAGGCCTGA
- the fba gene encoding class II fructose-bisphosphate aldolase (catalyzes the reversible aldol condensation of dihydroxyacetonephosphate and glyceraldehyde 3-phosphate in the Calvin cycle, glycolysis, and/or gluconeogenesis): protein MALISMRQMLDHAAEFGYGVPAFNVNNLEQMRAIMEAADKTDSPVIVQASAGARKYAGAPFLRHLILAAIEEFPHIPVCMHQDHGTSPDVCQRSIQLGFSSVMMDGSLGEDGKTPTDYDYNVRVTQQTVAMAHACGVSVEGELGCLGSLETGMAGEEDGIGAEGVLDHSQMLTDPEEAADFVKRTQVDALAIAIGTSHGAYKFTKPPTGDVLAIDRIKEIHKRIPNTHLVMHGSSSVPQEWLAIINQYGGDIKETYGVPVEEIVEGIKHGVRKVNIDTDLRLASTGAMRRLMATNPSEFDPRKFFGATVTAMRDVCIARYEAFGTAGNASKIKPISLEAMYQRYLKGELNAKVN, encoded by the coding sequence ATGGCACTTATCAGCATGCGCCAGATGCTGGACCACGCAGCCGAGTTCGGCTACGGCGTTCCAGCCTTCAACGTCAACAACCTTGAGCAGATGCGCGCCATCATGGAAGCCGCTGACAAGACTGACTCCCCGGTGATCGTCCAGGCTTCGGCCGGTGCTCGCAAATACGCCGGCGCACCGTTCCTGCGTCACCTGATCCTCGCGGCAATCGAAGAATTCCCGCACATCCCGGTGTGCATGCACCAGGATCACGGCACCAGTCCTGACGTCTGCCAGCGCTCCATTCAACTGGGCTTCAGCTCGGTGATGATGGACGGTTCCCTGGGCGAAGACGGCAAGACCCCGACCGACTACGACTACAACGTGCGTGTTACCCAACAAACCGTCGCCATGGCTCACGCCTGCGGCGTTTCGGTAGAAGGCGAGCTGGGCTGCCTGGGTTCGCTGGAAACCGGCATGGCCGGTGAAGAAGACGGCATTGGCGCCGAAGGCGTTCTGGATCACAGCCAAATGCTGACCGACCCGGAAGAAGCCGCTGACTTCGTCAAGCGCACCCAGGTCGACGCCTTGGCCATCGCCATCGGCACCAGCCACGGCGCGTACAAGTTCACCAAGCCGCCTACCGGCGACGTACTGGCCATCGACCGCATCAAAGAAATCCACAAACGCATCCCGAACACCCACCTGGTGATGCACGGTTCGTCTTCGGTTCCGCAAGAGTGGCTGGCGATCATCAACCAGTACGGCGGCGACATCAAAGAAACCTACGGCGTACCGGTTGAAGAAATCGTCGAAGGCATCAAGCACGGCGTACGCAAGGTCAACATCGACACCGACCTGCGCCTGGCATCCACCGGTGCGATGCGTCGCCTGATGGCCACCAACCCGAGCGAGTTTGATCCGCGTAAATTCTTCGGCGCGACTGTGACTGCCATGCGTGATGTGTGTATCGCACGTTATGAAGCGTTTGGTACTGCCGGTAATGCTTCGAAGATCAAGCCGATCTCGTTGGAAGCGATGTATCAGCGTTATTTGAAGGGTGAGTTGAACGCTAAGGTTAACTAA
- a CDS encoding MliC family protein has translation MKGFIAVTALALLAGCSNFNLFKPAESTDSWTTWTCDSQAKVLWRYTDESRKEVDVRLGGADQVYRLKHEPGADGSLYSNDMLAFHIKGEEGLVYWVATNDLIGRGCKAQ, from the coding sequence ATGAAAGGTTTTATCGCCGTTACGGCGCTGGCGCTGCTGGCAGGTTGCTCGAATTTCAATCTGTTCAAGCCTGCCGAATCGACGGACAGCTGGACCACCTGGACCTGCGACAGTCAGGCCAAAGTGCTCTGGCGCTACACCGACGAAAGCCGCAAGGAAGTCGACGTTCGCCTGGGCGGTGCCGATCAGGTCTACCGCTTGAAGCATGAGCCGGGCGCCGACGGTTCGCTGTACAGCAACGACATGCTGGCGTTTCACATAAAAGGTGAGGAAGGCCTGGTGTACTGGGTCGCCACCAATGATTTGATCGGCCGCGGTTGTAAAGCGCAGTAA
- the epd gene encoding erythrose-4-phosphate dehydrogenase produces the protein MPQPRPYKVALNGYGRIGRCVLRALFERGDKAGFEIVAINDLADMASIEYLTRFDSTHGRFPGEVRVEGDCLHINGDCVKVLRSATPEGIDWASLDVDLVLECSGAYHTREDGQRFLDAGAPRVLFSQPMASEADVDATIVYGVNQDCLTGDELLVSNASCTTNCGVPLLRLLDQAIGLEYVSITTIHSAMNDQPVIDAYHHEDLRRTRSAFQSVIPVSTGLARGIERLLPELAGRIQAKAVRVPTVNVSCLDITMQTVSDTDATEVNRILREAATHGPLKGLLAYTELPHASCDFNHDPHSAIVDASQTRVSGPRLVNILAWFDNEWGFANRMLDVAEHYLQTAASPKQ, from the coding sequence ATGCCTCAACCGCGTCCTTACAAAGTTGCACTCAACGGCTACGGCCGGATTGGTCGTTGCGTCTTGCGTGCGTTGTTTGAGCGAGGCGATAAGGCCGGGTTTGAAATTGTTGCGATCAACGATCTGGCGGACATGGCCAGCATCGAATACCTGACACGTTTCGACTCCACTCACGGGCGGTTTCCCGGGGAAGTGAGGGTCGAGGGCGATTGTCTGCATATTAATGGCGACTGCGTGAAGGTCTTGCGCAGTGCCACTCCTGAAGGCATCGATTGGGCGTCGCTGGACGTCGATCTGGTGCTGGAGTGCTCCGGCGCTTACCACACTCGTGAAGACGGCCAGCGTTTCCTCGACGCCGGTGCGCCGCGCGTGCTGTTTTCCCAGCCGATGGCCAGCGAAGCGGATGTCGACGCCACCATCGTCTACGGCGTGAATCAGGATTGCCTGACCGGCGACGAGTTGCTGGTGTCCAACGCGTCCTGCACCACCAATTGCGGCGTGCCGCTGTTGCGCCTGCTGGATCAGGCCATTGGTCTGGAATACGTGTCGATCACCACCATTCACTCGGCGATGAACGATCAGCCAGTGATCGATGCCTATCACCACGAAGACCTGCGCCGCACCCGTTCGGCGTTTCAGTCGGTAATTCCGGTGTCCACTGGTCTGGCGCGTGGCATCGAGCGCCTGTTGCCGGAACTTGCCGGCAGAATTCAGGCCAAAGCCGTGCGGGTGCCGACGGTTAACGTGTCTTGCCTCGACATTACGATGCAGACCGTAAGCGATACCGACGCCACCGAGGTCAACCGGATTCTGCGCGAGGCCGCCACCCATGGCCCGCTCAAAGGCCTTCTGGCCTACACCGAGTTGCCTCACGCCAGTTGTGATTTCAACCATGACCCACATTCGGCCATCGTCGATGCCAGTCAGACCCGAGTTTCCGGCCCACGGCTGGTGAACATCCTGGCCTGGTTCGACAACGAATGGGGTTTTGCCAACCGAATGCTGGATGTTGCAGAACATTATCTGCAAACAGCTGCCTCTCCAAAACAGTAG
- a CDS encoding winged helix-turn-helix domain-containing protein — MDVSKTKSSFYRRLYVAYLIDSGLASSVPALTEVTGMPRRTAQDTIAALADLDIVCEFQQEEGARNHAGRYRIREWGAIDRGWIERNLRQIKAVLEYP; from the coding sequence ATGGATGTAAGCAAGACCAAAAGCAGCTTCTATCGTCGGTTGTACGTGGCGTACCTGATCGATAGCGGGTTGGCCAGTAGCGTCCCGGCGCTGACCGAAGTGACCGGCATGCCCCGGCGCACGGCTCAGGACACCATCGCGGCATTGGCGGATCTGGACATTGTTTGCGAGTTCCAGCAGGAAGAAGGCGCGCGCAATCATGCCGGGCGCTATCGGATTCGCGAGTGGGGGGCGATAGATCGAGGGTGGATCGAGCGCAATCTTCGGCAGATCAAAGCGGTGCTGGAATATCCCTGA
- a CDS encoding putative bifunctional diguanylate cyclase/phosphodiesterase: MECAQPTPAEGNSILLIVDDYPENLISMRALLQRQDWQVMTAASGFEALSLLLEHDIDLVLLDVQMPGMDGFEVARLMRGSQRTRLTPIIFLTANEQSQDAVIKGYASGAVDYLFKPFDPQILKPKVQALLEHQRNRRALQRLSRDLEVARAFNASVLDNAAEGILVVGEDGLIRYANPAMSRLLNATVQDLQGKEFLDFLQKPHIPVWTDSEFFTGYKRGETLRLHDALLRTAPGQQVPVALSCAPLPSEQNAMVVTVLDMSVVRHLHQQLEFQAVTDPLTGLLNRRGFYQTAENLLLRGDRSDSAWVLLYLDLDGFKRVNDSLGHDAGDRVLRWVSEQLKACLRPFDILARMGGDEFTALLDLEFPEQAAKIAEKLIERVSVCQQIDGLDIALGASIGIATYPDCGSNLDGLLRASDIAMYEAKRAGRQQYRFYDHEMNGRARSRLMLEESVHAAIENRDFNLVYQPQVAIASGQIRGFEALIRWQHPSVGDVPPGLFLPLLEEARLISRLGSWIYQQGASQRKAWETLFADNLVLGVSLSSTQFGMPNLVTELRQVLERHGLQAHHLEVEVTEEALMQNPEETRKQLRLLRNLGVRVALDDFGCGPCSLSHLRDLELDTLKFDRHLIARLLESSRDAALVRNVIELCKEYGMLVIAEGVETVAQYRWLQANGCEYVQGFLVARPMMAEDVGDFVRPFDWNTLTG; the protein is encoded by the coding sequence ATGGAATGCGCGCAACCCACGCCAGCTGAAGGCAATTCAATTCTTTTAATCGTTGATGATTACCCTGAAAACCTGATCAGCATGCGCGCGTTGTTGCAGCGCCAGGACTGGCAGGTCATGACCGCCGCCTCGGGCTTCGAGGCGCTCAGCCTGTTACTCGAACACGATATCGACCTGGTGCTGCTGGATGTGCAGATGCCGGGCATGGACGGTTTTGAAGTGGCACGCCTGATGCGCGGCAGCCAACGAACCCGCCTCACGCCAATCATTTTCCTTACCGCCAACGAACAGTCCCAGGACGCCGTGATCAAGGGCTATGCCAGCGGTGCGGTGGATTACCTGTTCAAACCGTTCGACCCACAAATTCTCAAGCCCAAAGTCCAGGCGCTGCTCGAGCACCAACGCAATCGCCGTGCGTTGCAGCGCCTGAGTCGCGATCTGGAGGTCGCACGCGCGTTTAATGCCTCGGTGCTCGACAATGCCGCCGAAGGCATCCTGGTGGTCGGTGAGGACGGTCTGATCCGCTATGCCAATCCGGCGATGTCGCGGTTGCTCAATGCCACGGTGCAAGACCTGCAAGGCAAAGAGTTCCTGGATTTCCTGCAAAAACCGCACATCCCGGTCTGGACCGACTCCGAATTTTTCACGGGTTACAAACGTGGTGAAACCTTGCGCCTGCACGATGCCTTGCTGCGTACGGCGCCCGGCCAGCAGGTGCCCGTGGCGCTGTCCTGCGCACCGTTGCCCAGCGAACAAAACGCGATGGTGGTGACGGTGCTGGACATGTCGGTGGTGCGCCATCTGCATCAGCAACTGGAGTTTCAGGCCGTCACCGATCCATTGACCGGGCTGCTCAATCGTCGTGGCTTTTACCAGACGGCGGAAAACCTGCTGTTGCGTGGCGACCGTTCCGACAGTGCCTGGGTGCTGCTGTATCTGGACCTCGACGGCTTCAAGCGGGTCAACGATTCCCTCGGTCACGATGCCGGCGACCGGGTGCTGCGGTGGGTGTCCGAGCAGTTGAAGGCCTGCCTGCGGCCCTTCGACATTCTGGCGCGCATGGGCGGTGATGAGTTCACCGCGTTGCTGGATCTGGAGTTCCCCGAGCAAGCGGCAAAGATTGCCGAGAAGCTGATCGAGCGGGTGTCGGTCTGTCAGCAGATCGATGGTCTGGATATCGCCTTGGGCGCCAGCATCGGCATTGCGACGTACCCGGATTGCGGTTCCAATCTTGACGGTTTGTTGCGTGCATCGGACATCGCGATGTACGAAGCCAAGCGCGCCGGTCGTCAGCAATATCGTTTCTACGATCATGAAATGAACGGCCGGGCACGCTCGCGGTTGATGCTCGAAGAAAGTGTGCACGCGGCGATCGAGAACCGTGATTTCAATTTGGTGTATCAACCCCAGGTGGCCATTGCCAGCGGGCAGATTCGCGGGTTCGAAGCGCTGATCCGCTGGCAGCACCCGAGCGTCGGCGATGTACCGCCGGGGTTGTTTTTGCCATTGCTGGAAGAAGCACGGTTGATCAGTCGCCTGGGCAGCTGGATCTATCAACAAGGGGCGAGCCAGCGAAAAGCCTGGGAAACCCTGTTCGCCGACAACCTCGTGCTGGGCGTGAGTTTGAGCAGTACGCAATTCGGCATGCCCAATCTGGTCACCGAGTTGCGCCAGGTGCTCGAGCGCCATGGCTTGCAGGCGCACCATCTGGAAGTCGAGGTCACCGAAGAGGCCTTGATGCAAAACCCTGAGGAAACCCGTAAACAGCTGCGCCTGCTGCGAAACCTGGGTGTGCGGGTGGCCCTGGATGACTTTGGTTGCGGGCCGTGTTCGCTGTCTCATCTGCGGGATCTGGAGTTGGACACGCTCAAGTTCGACCGGCATTTGATTGCCCGGCTTCTGGAGTCCTCACGCGATGCGGCGCTGGTGCGCAATGTGATCGAGCTGTGCAAGGAGTACGGCATGCTGGTGATTGCCGAGGGGGTGGAAACCGTTGCGCAATATCGGTGGCTGCAAGCCAATGGTTGCGAGTACGTGCAAGGATTTCTGGTGGCACGGCCGATGATGGCCGAGGACGTCGGCGACTTTGTGCGGCCGTTCGACTGGAACACGCTGACCGGCTGA
- a CDS encoding substrate-binding periplasmic protein, with product MPQLHRAFALIGLLLLTQGAAAEKLRLVADAWPPFTDATLVNGGLATDIVSTALARAGYASDFEQVPWARALMGVGEGRYDVLVNAWYTDDRTKLGQFSGEYLLNRVRFLKRKDTPIEYNNLHQLHTYPIAVVRGYAYSSAFDDDVSLQKVPVHSFSMAVRMVAADRVKLTLEDEYVARYYLARESAKVRNAVEFLPKPLSENSLHILVSLKNPRHEQIVAGFDREIAAMKVDGSYQRLMKQHGM from the coding sequence ATGCCGCAATTGCATCGAGCCTTTGCTTTGATTGGATTGCTGTTGCTGACTCAAGGCGCAGCAGCGGAAAAGCTGCGATTGGTCGCCGATGCCTGGCCACCCTTTACCGACGCCACGCTGGTCAACGGTGGGTTGGCCACGGACATCGTCAGCACAGCCCTGGCCCGGGCCGGTTATGCCAGCGACTTTGAACAAGTGCCTTGGGCGCGTGCCTTGATGGGGGTTGGCGAGGGGCGGTACGACGTGTTGGTCAACGCCTGGTACACCGACGATCGTACGAAGCTTGGCCAGTTTTCCGGCGAATACCTGCTCAATCGAGTGCGCTTTCTCAAGCGCAAAGACACGCCGATCGAATACAACAACCTGCATCAACTGCATACCTACCCAATAGCGGTGGTGCGCGGTTACGCCTATTCGTCGGCGTTCGATGACGACGTATCACTGCAGAAAGTCCCGGTGCACAGCTTTTCCATGGCTGTGCGCATGGTCGCCGCCGACCGGGTCAAGTTGACGCTGGAAGACGAGTACGTTGCGCGTTATTACCTGGCCAGGGAATCAGCCAAGGTGCGCAATGCGGTGGAGTTTTTGCCCAAGCCATTGAGCGAGAACAGCCTGCACATCCTGGTCAGCCTGAAGAACCCCAGGCATGAACAGATCGTCGCCGGTTTCGACCGCGAGATCGCGGCGATGAAAGTGGATGGGAGTTATCAGCGGTTGATGAAGCAGCATGGGATGTGA
- a CDS encoding fructose-bisphosphate aldolase, giving the protein MSQFATDYPVLLIDSDAPLQELHNCVSERLSAVLKYLHLMACTSLPDYAENDINTVTNIARIMAQDVSDVFRVIEQRGFDKPTNS; this is encoded by the coding sequence ATGTCCCAATTCGCCACCGACTACCCCGTCCTGCTCATCGACAGCGACGCCCCACTCCAAGAACTCCACAACTGCGTCAGCGAACGCCTCAGCGCCGTCCTCAAATACCTGCACCTCATGGCCTGCACCAGCCTGCCGGACTATGCCGAGAACGACATCAACACCGTCACCAACATCGCCCGGATCATGGCCCAGGATGTAAGCGATGTGTTTCGGGTGATTGAGCAGCGCGGGTTTGATAAACCAACAAATAGCTAA
- a CDS encoding GNAT family N-acetyltransferase: protein MTIDWVCKHHSDLGKEQLYAILQLRAEVFVVEQKCVYQDIDGQDLEGDTCHLMAWDGDRLVAYLRLLDPELQGGDVVIGRVIIAPQARGTGLGHELMAQALKQAEKRWPEVPIYLSAQAHLQGYYAKYGFVVAGEEFLEDGIPHIGMRRP, encoded by the coding sequence ATGACAATCGATTGGGTCTGCAAACACCACAGCGATCTGGGCAAAGAGCAGCTGTACGCCATTCTGCAGCTACGTGCAGAAGTGTTTGTCGTTGAGCAGAAATGCGTCTATCAGGACATCGACGGCCAGGATCTGGAAGGTGACACTTGCCATCTGATGGCCTGGGACGGGGATCGGCTGGTGGCGTACCTGCGGCTGCTCGACCCAGAGTTACAGGGGGGTGACGTGGTCATCGGGCGAGTGATCATTGCCCCTCAAGCGCGCGGTACAGGGCTTGGGCATGAGTTGATGGCTCAGGCGTTGAAGCAGGCTGAAAAGCGCTGGCCTGAAGTACCGATCTATCTCTCGGCCCAGGCGCATTTGCAGGGGTACTACGCTAAATATGGATTTGTGGTGGCGGGCGAGGAATTTCTTGAGGATGGCATTCCGCATATCGGGATGCGCCGCCCGTAA
- a CDS encoding polysaccharide lyase family 7 protein encodes MIDLATWNLSVPVGSPPYTVETSKLVDGFKDQYFHSDTGTLFFWTPVTGSTTENAKYPRTELRETYSNGTLKNWFYPDADNFLRATLAVNQVPTSGKIVIGQIHAYESQKPMVKLEYQYSTSTQSGNLVAKVRMRPDDDTARIITIATGVKLDREFSYLIHLSPGGALGISAAGYQWDTDISRTWSVKPLYFKAGAYVQDNTGYTTEGGKVTFSKLDIDHER; translated from the coding sequence ATGATCGATCTCGCAACCTGGAACCTCAGCGTTCCCGTCGGCAGTCCGCCGTACACCGTTGAAACGTCAAAACTGGTGGATGGCTTCAAGGACCAATACTTCCACTCCGACACCGGCACTTTGTTTTTCTGGACGCCGGTCACCGGTTCTACCACTGAAAACGCCAAGTATCCGCGCACCGAGCTTCGCGAAACCTACAGCAACGGCACACTGAAAAACTGGTTCTACCCGGACGCCGACAACTTCCTGCGCGCTACCCTGGCGGTAAATCAGGTACCGACCTCGGGCAAGATCGTCATTGGCCAGATCCACGCCTATGAAAGCCAGAAACCGATGGTGAAGCTCGAGTATCAGTACTCGACCAGCACACAGTCGGGCAACCTCGTCGCCAAGGTCCGTATGCGCCCTGATGACGATACCGCCCGGATAATCACCATCGCTACCGGGGTGAAACTGGATCGGGAGTTTTCCTACCTCATCCACCTGAGCCCGGGCGGAGCGTTGGGCATCAGTGCGGCAGGCTACCAGTGGGACACCGACATCAGCAGGACCTGGAGCGTCAAGCCGCTGTACTTCAAGGCCGGGGCGTATGTACAGGACAACACCGGGTACACCACCGAAGGCGGAAAAGTGACGTTCAGCAAGCTGGATATTGATCACGAAAGGTAA